A stretch of the Bradyrhizobium sp. CCBAU 53351 genome encodes the following:
- a CDS encoding helix-turn-helix transcriptional regulator, translating into MTDSPDAESRFLEQLGQRVRTMRALRGMSRKVLAKVSGISERYIAQLESGKGNVSIVLLRRVSDAMGAHLEDLLPSVDPTPDWQMFRDLLRKATPAQIAQAKDLLAGGSATAPRRAPFCGIALIGLRGAGKSTLGRMLAKKVGWSFVELNKEVEQQNGLSVAEIIALYGQEGFRRMEQAALQQLLARNELMVLATGGGIVSEPLTFDQILTSFYTIWLKAEPEEHMARVRRQGDLRPMADDRSAMAELRNILLSREPLYSRATAVVDTAGLSVDAAAARLIDAVRPVLQNEARSFGLRSVAL; encoded by the coding sequence ATGACCGACAGTCCCGACGCCGAATCCCGCTTCCTCGAACAACTCGGCCAGCGCGTGCGCACCATGCGCGCGTTGCGCGGCATGTCGCGCAAGGTGCTCGCCAAGGTATCAGGAATCTCGGAGCGCTACATCGCGCAGCTCGAAAGCGGCAAGGGCAATGTCTCGATCGTGCTGCTGCGCCGCGTCTCCGACGCGATGGGCGCGCATCTCGAAGACCTGCTGCCGTCAGTCGATCCGACGCCGGACTGGCAGATGTTTCGCGATCTCCTGCGCAAGGCGACGCCGGCGCAGATCGCGCAGGCGAAAGATTTGCTCGCAGGCGGCAGCGCAACCGCGCCGCGCCGCGCGCCGTTCTGCGGCATCGCGCTGATCGGCCTGCGCGGCGCCGGCAAGTCGACGCTCGGACGGATGCTGGCGAAGAAGGTCGGCTGGAGTTTTGTGGAGCTCAACAAGGAGGTCGAGCAGCAGAACGGCCTCTCGGTCGCCGAGATCATCGCGCTGTACGGCCAGGAAGGCTTTCGCCGCATGGAGCAGGCGGCGCTGCAGCAGCTGCTGGCGCGCAACGAGCTGATGGTGCTGGCGACCGGTGGCGGCATCGTCTCGGAGCCCCTGACCTTCGACCAGATCCTGACCTCGTTCTACACGATCTGGCTCAAGGCCGAGCCCGAAGAGCACATGGCCCGCGTCCGCCGCCAGGGCGATCTGCGTCCGATGGCGGATGATCGCTCCGCCATGGCCGAGCTGCGCAACATCTTGCTCAGCCGCGAGCCGCTGTATTCGCGAGCGACGGCGGTGGTGGATACGGCGGGGCTTTCCGTCGATGCGGCCGCAGCGCGGCTGATCGATGCGGTGCGGCCGGTGCTGCAAAACGAAGCCCGCAGCTTCGGCCTGCGGAGTGTGGCGCTGTAG
- a CDS encoding aromatic ring-hydroxylating dioxygenase subunit alpha — protein sequence MMSQEQNDLITRTGPKDPCGKLMRSYWQPAALVDELEGSRPIRPVRLLGENLVLFRDETGRYGLMDRHCAHRGADLAFGRLEHGGLRCAFHGWLFDATGQCIETPAEPKDSKLCQNIRQRSYPVVEKSGILWAYLGEGEPPAFPEIDCFVAPDTHTFAFKGHMACNWLQALEVGIDPAHASYLHRFFEDEDTSTAYGKQFRGASAGSDLPMTKILREYDRPIINVEHTEYGLRLIALREIDEERTHVRVTNQLFPHGFVIPMSTEMTITQWHVPVDDENCYWYAIFTSYANPVDKKKMRDQRLELYELPDYKSRKNRANDYCFDPHEQQTATYTGMGTDINVHDQWAVESMGAIQDRTREHLGSSDKAIVQYRRLLRQEIEKVSGGEKPMLFLDEANARSIQGPATMDGIGPTRGWETYWMEVDVKRRRGAPWTAPVPKDIADNVHKLTAAE from the coding sequence ATGATGAGCCAGGAGCAGAACGACCTGATCACCCGCACCGGGCCGAAGGATCCGTGCGGAAAGCTGATGCGGAGCTATTGGCAGCCGGCGGCGCTGGTGGATGAGCTCGAGGGCTCGCGGCCGATCCGCCCCGTCAGACTGCTCGGCGAGAACCTCGTGCTGTTTCGCGACGAGACGGGACGCTACGGCCTGATGGATCGCCACTGCGCCCATCGCGGCGCCGACCTCGCCTTCGGGCGGCTGGAGCATGGCGGACTGCGCTGCGCCTTCCATGGCTGGCTGTTCGACGCCACCGGCCAGTGCATCGAGACGCCTGCCGAGCCGAAGGATTCAAAGCTCTGCCAGAACATCCGGCAGCGTTCGTATCCGGTGGTGGAGAAGAGCGGCATCCTCTGGGCGTATCTTGGCGAAGGCGAACCGCCGGCCTTCCCCGAGATCGACTGCTTCGTCGCACCTGATACCCACACGTTCGCGTTCAAGGGCCACATGGCCTGCAACTGGCTGCAGGCGCTCGAGGTCGGCATCGATCCGGCGCACGCTTCCTATCTGCACCGCTTCTTCGAGGACGAGGACACTTCCACCGCCTATGGCAAGCAGTTTCGCGGCGCTTCCGCCGGCTCCGACCTGCCGATGACGAAGATCCTGCGCGAATACGACCGGCCGATCATCAATGTCGAGCACACCGAATACGGCCTGCGGCTGATCGCGCTGCGCGAAATCGACGAGGAGCGCACCCATGTGCGCGTCACCAACCAGCTGTTTCCGCACGGCTTCGTCATCCCCATGAGCACGGAGATGACGATCACGCAGTGGCACGTCCCGGTCGACGACGAGAACTGCTACTGGTACGCGATCTTCACCAGCTATGCGAACCCGGTCGACAAGAAGAAGATGCGCGACCAGCGGCTCGAGCTCTATGAATTGCCCGACTACAAGTCGCGCAAGAACAGAGCCAACGATTACTGCTTCGATCCGCACGAGCAGCAGACCGCGACCTATACCGGCATGGGCACCGACATCAACGTCCACGACCAATGGGCGGTGGAATCGATGGGCGCGATCCAGGACCGCACCAGGGAGCATCTCGGCTCGAGCGACAAGGCGATCGTGCAGTACCGCCGCCTGCTGCGGCAGGAGATCGAGAAGGTCTCCGGCGGCGAGAAGCCGATGCTGTTTTTGGACGAGGCCAATGCGCGCAGCATCCAGGGCCCCGCGACCATGGACGGCATCGGGCCGACGCGGGGCT
- a CDS encoding IclR family transcriptional regulator C-terminal domain-containing protein, translated as MPKLKRSDTDERATDFVEALDRGLRLLQCFGTNAGPMTLSDLARAADLPRATARRMLFTLQRGGFVSGDGKLFSLTPHVLTLAASYLRSNQLVAVLQPVLDGVATAANEISSLAVLDGDDVVFIARGSPARVFSGGLEIGYRLPSFCTSVGRAMLGQLDDDALAARLTAMRREPLTPQTVTDAKALLARITADRAQGYSLVDREAEPHFRSISVPVRRYDGVIVAAINMGAHVDRVPVQELIDRFLPLLRNGAEAVQSRLL; from the coding sequence ATGCCCAAGCTGAAGCGAAGTGACACGGACGAGCGCGCGACGGATTTTGTCGAAGCCCTCGATCGCGGCCTGCGCCTGCTGCAATGTTTCGGCACGAACGCCGGTCCGATGACACTGAGCGACCTCGCCCGCGCCGCCGATCTACCGCGCGCCACCGCGCGGCGCATGCTGTTCACGCTCCAGCGCGGCGGTTTTGTCAGTGGCGACGGCAAGTTGTTCTCGCTGACGCCGCACGTGCTGACGCTGGCGGCGTCTTACCTGCGCTCCAACCAGCTCGTCGCGGTGCTGCAGCCCGTGCTCGATGGCGTTGCGACCGCAGCGAACGAAATCTCTTCGCTCGCGGTGCTCGACGGCGATGACGTCGTTTTCATTGCCCGTGGCAGCCCGGCGCGGGTGTTCTCGGGCGGGCTGGAGATCGGCTACCGCCTGCCGTCCTTCTGCACCTCGGTCGGCCGTGCCATGCTCGGCCAGCTCGACGATGACGCGCTCGCCGCGCGCCTGACGGCGATGAGGCGCGAGCCGCTGACGCCGCAGACCGTGACGGACGCCAAGGCGCTGCTCGCGCGCATCACGGCCGATCGTGCGCAGGGCTATTCCCTGGTCGACCGCGAGGCCGAGCCGCATTTCCGCTCGATCTCGGTCCCGGTCCGCCGCTACGACGGCGTCATCGTCGCCGCGATCAACATGGGCGCCCATGTCGACCGCGTGCCGGTGCAGGAATTGATCGATCGTTTCCTGCCGCTGCTGCGGAACGGCGCGGAGGCGGTGCAGTCGCGACTGCTGTGA
- a CDS encoding transglutaminase family protein, which translates to MTDILPDTIRRLYTDPGEYIDSDHPALQRFAEGAVRADASARDKASVLYKAVRDGIRYNPYVSMRVAETFRASSVLAAGQGYCVGKAALYAAACRVHGIPARVGFADVKNHLTTEKLRASMGTDIFTWHGFTEVHVDGAWRKATPTFNDTLCAKVGVAPLDFDGHTDALLHPFDGEGRAYMQYVNDRGTYHDVPAKFLMREMARDYANMQGEDLSGRDMEREAEGR; encoded by the coding sequence ATGACTGACATCCTCCCCGATACGATCCGCCGCCTCTACACCGATCCCGGCGAGTACATCGACAGCGATCATCCTGCCTTGCAGCGATTTGCCGAAGGCGCCGTGCGCGCGGATGCGAGCGCGCGCGACAAGGCGAGCGTGCTCTACAAGGCGGTGCGCGACGGCATCCGCTATAATCCTTACGTCAGCATGCGCGTCGCCGAGACCTTTCGCGCCTCAAGCGTGCTCGCCGCGGGCCAGGGCTATTGCGTTGGAAAGGCCGCGCTCTATGCCGCTGCCTGCCGCGTCCATGGCATTCCCGCACGGGTCGGCTTCGCGGACGTCAAGAACCATCTCACCACCGAGAAGCTGCGGGCGAGCATGGGCACGGACATCTTCACCTGGCATGGCTTTACGGAGGTGCATGTCGACGGCGCCTGGCGCAAGGCGACGCCCACGTTCAACGATACGCTCTGCGCCAAGGTCGGCGTGGCGCCGCTCGATTTCGACGGTCACACCGATGCGCTGCTGCATCCCTTCGACGGCGAGGGCCGCGCCTACATGCAATATGTCAACGATCGCGGCACCTACCACGACGTGCCGGCGAAATTCCTGATGCGCGAGATGGCGCGGGACTATGCCAACATGCAGGGCGAGGATCTTTCGGGCCGCGACATGGAGCGCGAGGCGGAAGGGCGGTGA
- a CDS encoding benzoate-CoA ligase family protein produces the protein MSEGSYNAVTWLLDRNVAEGRGDKLAFDDTVSRLTYGELQQQTCRAANMLRRLGVRREERVAMIMLDTVDFPVVFLGAIRAGIVPVPLNTLLTADQYAYILADCRARVLFVSEALYPVIKDVVGRMPDLEHVVVSGAKQNGHKQLAEEIAGESDQFTTAATHPDEPAFWLYSSGSTGMPKGVRHIHSNLQATADTYAKQVLGIRESDVCLSAAKLFFAYGLGNALTFPMSVGASVILNSERPTPARMFDLMNRYNPSIFYGVPTLFAAMLNDETMKSERGGKALRICTSAGEALPESVGHSWKKRFGVDILDGVGSTELLHIFLSNAPGDIKYGSSGKPVPGYAVRLVNEAGQNVADGEVGELLVDAPSAGEGYWNQRHKSRRTFEGPWTRTGDKYVRDADGRYTFCGRADDMFKVSGIWVSPFEVESALITHPAVLEAAVVPEADPEGLLKPKAFVVLRPGAPTAELQEMLKEHVKQKIGPWKYPRWIDVVESLPKTATGKIQRFKLREGAN, from the coding sequence GTGAGCGAGGGATCCTACAACGCGGTGACCTGGCTGCTCGACCGTAACGTCGCCGAAGGCCGGGGCGACAAGCTGGCCTTCGACGACACCGTCTCGCGGCTCACCTATGGCGAGCTCCAGCAGCAGACCTGCCGCGCCGCCAACATGCTGCGCCGGCTCGGCGTCCGCCGCGAGGAGCGCGTGGCGATGATCATGCTGGATACGGTCGACTTTCCGGTCGTGTTCCTGGGTGCGATCCGCGCCGGCATCGTGCCGGTGCCGCTGAACACGCTGCTGACGGCGGACCAATACGCCTACATCCTCGCCGACTGCCGCGCCCGCGTGCTGTTCGTCTCCGAGGCGCTCTACCCCGTCATCAAGGACGTGGTCGGCCGCATGCCCGATCTCGAGCATGTCGTGGTCTCCGGCGCCAAGCAGAACGGCCACAAGCAGCTCGCGGAAGAGATCGCGGGCGAGAGCGATCAGTTCACCACGGCCGCGACCCATCCGGACGAGCCGGCATTCTGGCTCTACTCGTCGGGCTCGACCGGCATGCCCAAGGGCGTGCGCCACATCCATTCCAATCTGCAGGCCACTGCCGACACCTACGCAAAACAGGTGCTCGGCATCCGCGAGAGCGACGTGTGCCTCTCCGCGGCGAAGTTGTTCTTCGCCTATGGGCTCGGCAATGCGCTGACCTTCCCGATGTCGGTCGGCGCCAGCGTGATCCTCAACAGCGAGCGGCCGACGCCGGCGCGCATGTTTGATCTGATGAACCGCTACAACCCCTCGATCTTCTACGGCGTGCCGACCTTGTTCGCGGCGATGCTCAACGACGAGACCATGAAGAGCGAGCGTGGCGGCAAGGCGCTGCGCATCTGCACCTCCGCCGGCGAGGCGCTGCCGGAATCGGTCGGCCACAGCTGGAAGAAGCGCTTCGGCGTCGACATTCTCGACGGTGTCGGCTCGACCGAGCTCTTGCACATCTTTCTCTCGAACGCGCCCGGCGACATCAAATACGGCTCCTCGGGCAAGCCGGTGCCGGGCTATGCGGTGCGGCTGGTCAATGAAGCCGGGCAGAACGTCGCCGACGGCGAGGTCGGCGAGCTCCTGGTCGACGCGCCCTCCGCTGGCGAGGGCTACTGGAATCAGCGCCACAAGAGCCGGCGTACGTTCGAGGGACCCTGGACCCGCACCGGCGACAAATATGTCCGCGACGCCGACGGCCGCTACACCTTCTGTGGCCGTGCCGACGACATGTTCAAGGTCTCCGGCATCTGGGTCTCGCCGTTCGAGGTCGAGAGCGCGCTGATCACCCATCCCGCCGTGCTGGAAGCGGCTGTGGTGCCGGAAGCCGATCCGGAAGGCCTGTTGAAGCCGAAAGCCTTCGTCGTGCTCCGCCCCGGAGCGCCGACGGCGGAGCTGCAGGAGATGCTCAAGGAGCACGTCAAGCAGAAGATCGGCCCCTGGAAATATCCGCGCTGGATCGACGTGGTGGAGTCCTTGCCGAAGACGGCGACGGGCAAGATCCAGCGGTTCAAGCTGCGCGAAGGGGCAAATTGA
- a CDS encoding group II truncated hemoglobin — protein sequence MTSTDVTTSMFERIGGSATIDLLVDRFYERMDTLPEAQIIRAMHANDLGLIRDVLKRYLTEWTGGPRLYTPEKGHPRLRQRHIGFAIGDAERDAWMLCMRGAMEETVTDAAARQDLDKALSGLADWMRNR from the coding sequence ATGACCTCCACCGACGTCACCACCTCCATGTTCGAGCGGATCGGCGGCAGCGCCACCATCGACCTTCTCGTCGACCGCTTCTACGAGCGCATGGACACGCTACCGGAAGCACAAATCATCCGTGCCATGCACGCGAACGACCTCGGCCTGATCAGGGACGTCTTGAAGCGTTACCTCACAGAATGGACCGGCGGGCCGCGGCTCTACACCCCCGAGAAGGGCCATCCGCGGCTGCGTCAGCGGCACATCGGCTTTGCCATCGGCGATGCCGAGCGCGATGCGTGGATGCTCTGCATGCGCGGCGCGATGGAGGAGACGGTGACCGACGCCGCCGCGCGGCAGGACCTCGACAAGGCGCTGTCCGGCCTCGCCGACTGGATGCGCAACCGGTAG